One Qiania dongpingensis genomic window carries:
- a CDS encoding anaerobic ribonucleoside-triphosphate reductase activating protein, with translation MIISGFQKTTLLDYPGHLAATIFFNGCSFRCPFCHNSELLTSDTSPQAMTDAEVLSVLKKRAGILEGVCVTGGEPTLQPELPEFLSSVKDLGLLVKLDTNGYQPDVMISLCEQGLIDYIAMDIKSCPSRYPIVSGFPHLDFSRIQKSVTYLMQGCLPYEFRTTVVQELHSPKDFEEISRWLQGCSAYYLQNYQDSEHVLCPGFHSCSKEELLDFASVVEPLIPNVNLRGID, from the coding sequence ATGATCATTTCCGGTTTCCAAAAGACTACCTTGCTGGATTATCCCGGCCATCTGGCCGCTACAATATTTTTTAACGGCTGCAGTTTCCGCTGCCCCTTCTGCCACAACAGTGAACTTCTTACATCCGATACCTCGCCCCAGGCAATGACAGACGCTGAGGTCTTGTCCGTCTTAAAAAAGCGCGCCGGCATCCTGGAAGGAGTCTGCGTAACCGGCGGCGAGCCCACCCTGCAGCCGGAACTGCCTGAATTTCTGTCATCTGTCAAAGACCTGGGGCTCCTGGTCAAACTGGACACCAACGGATACCAGCCGGATGTTATGATTTCCCTCTGCGAACAAGGGCTTATTGATTACATCGCCATGGATATCAAATCCTGTCCGTCCCGTTATCCCATTGTATCTGGATTTCCCCATCTTGATTTTTCCCGTATTCAGAAAAGCGTCACTTATCTGATGCAGGGCTGTCTGCCTTATGAATTCCGCACCACCGTAGTTCAGGAGCTTCACTCCCCAAAAGACTTTGAGGAAATCAGCCGTTGGCTGCAGGGCTGCTCTGCTTATTATCTGCAGAATTATCAGGATTCGGAACATGTGCTGTGTCCTGGATTCCACAGCTGCTCCAAAGAGGAGCTTCTTGATTTTGCCTCTGTGGTAGAACCTCTGATTCCAAATGTGAACCTCCGGGGCATTGACTGA
- a CDS encoding glucose-6-phosphate isomerase, whose product MQVTFDYSKTASFISEEEIVNMKKLALDAKEVLVSRTGAGNDFLGWIDLPVDYDKEEFKRIQKAAAKIQSDSDVLLVIGIGGSYLGARAAIEFLRNNFYNCMSKEDRKTPEIYFVGNNISTSYMKDLIHLLNGKDFSINVISKSGTTTEPAIAFRILKKLLTDKYGAEEAGKRIYATTDKARGALKTLADKEGYETFVVPDDVGGRFSVLTAVGLLPIAVSGADIEKLMAGAASGRKRALENGFETNDALQYAAVRNILLRKGKGIEITANYEPSLHYLAEWWKQLYGESEGKDQRGIFPAAVDLTADLHSMGQFIQDGSRNLMETVISVEEPCGEILIEAEAEDLDGLNYLAGKSMDFVNKNAMNGTMLAHTDGQVPNMKICVPKQDEFCLGELFYFYEFACGVSGYILGVNPFNQPGVESYKKNMFALLGKPGYEEQRETLLARL is encoded by the coding sequence ATGCAGGTAACGTTTGATTACAGTAAGACAGCTTCCTTTATTTCCGAAGAAGAAATCGTCAATATGAAAAAGCTGGCGCTGGATGCGAAGGAAGTGCTGGTGTCCAGGACAGGGGCTGGGAACGACTTTTTGGGATGGATTGACCTGCCGGTAGATTATGATAAAGAAGAATTCAAAAGAATTCAAAAAGCAGCGGCTAAGATTCAATCGGATTCCGACGTACTCCTTGTCATCGGTATTGGCGGTTCTTACCTGGGAGCGAGGGCGGCCATAGAGTTCCTGAGAAATAATTTTTATAATTGCATGTCAAAGGAGGACAGGAAAACTCCTGAGATTTATTTTGTGGGAAACAACATCAGCACCTCATATATGAAGGATCTGATTCACCTGCTGAATGGAAAAGATTTCTCCATAAATGTAATTTCCAAATCAGGAACGACTACGGAGCCGGCGATCGCCTTCCGTATTTTAAAAAAGCTGCTGACTGATAAATACGGTGCGGAAGAAGCCGGAAAGAGGATTTATGCGACCACGGATAAAGCGCGGGGCGCACTTAAAACTCTGGCGGATAAAGAAGGTTATGAAACCTTTGTGGTTCCGGACGATGTGGGCGGACGTTTTTCCGTCCTGACAGCAGTAGGCCTGCTTCCCATCGCGGTTAGCGGAGCAGATATTGAAAAATTGATGGCAGGCGCTGCATCAGGAAGAAAACGTGCTTTGGAGAACGGTTTTGAGACGAATGACGCTCTTCAATATGCGGCAGTTCGGAACATCCTTCTGAGAAAAGGGAAGGGGATTGAGATTACAGCGAATTATGAACCCAGCCTCCACTATCTGGCTGAGTGGTGGAAGCAGTTATATGGAGAGAGTGAGGGCAAGGATCAGCGGGGGATTTTCCCGGCGGCTGTGGACCTGACGGCGGATCTTCACTCCATGGGCCAGTTTATTCAGGACGGTTCCAGGAATCTGATGGAGACCGTAATTTCGGTAGAAGAACCGTGCGGAGAGATTCTGATCGAAGCAGAGGCAGAAGATTTGGATGGTCTTAACTATTTGGCAGGAAAGTCCATGGATTTTGTAAACAAAAATGCCATGAATGGCACGATGCTTGCACATACGGACGGCCAGGTGCCGAATATGAAAATATGTGTGCCGAAGCAGGATGAATTCTGCCTTGGAGAGTTGTTTTATTTTTATGAGTTTGCCTGCGGTGTCAGCGGATACATACTGGGTGTAAATCCTTTCAATCAGCCGGGTGTTGAGAGCTACAAGAAAAATATGTTTGCTCTTCTTGGAAAGCCGGGCTATGAGGAACAGAGGGAAACCCTTCTTGCCAGGCTATGA
- a CDS encoding undecaprenyldiphospho-muramoylpentapeptide beta-N-acetylglucosaminyltransferase, whose product MKKIILTGGGTAGHVTPNLALIPALKEQGYEIRYIGSYNGIEKELIEKAGIPYDGISSGKLRRYFSFKNFSDPFRILKGYFQAKKILKREKPDVIFSKGGFVAVPVVLAAKGRHIPVIIHESDMTPGLANKLCIPSARKVCCNFPETLKYLPGEKAVLTGSPIRKELLNGSPLSGLKFTGLSSKKPVILVIGGSLGSVKVNSAVRNILPELLKSYQVIHLCGKGNLDKSLDSLEGYVQYEYISSQLKDLFALSDLMISRAGANAICEILALRKPNILIPLSAAASRGDQLLNAESFRKQGFSEVLLEEDLTDDALKALIEKVYANRQDYINSMNTSKTADAIGTITAMMNEICLK is encoded by the coding sequence ATGAAAAAAATCATATTAACCGGCGGAGGAACTGCCGGACATGTTACACCTAACCTGGCTCTGATTCCTGCCTTAAAGGAACAGGGCTATGAAATACGGTATATCGGTTCTTACAACGGCATCGAAAAAGAACTGATCGAAAAGGCCGGAATCCCTTATGATGGTATCTCCTCCGGAAAGCTGCGCCGTTACTTCAGCTTCAAGAACTTTTCGGACCCTTTCCGCATATTAAAGGGGTATTTTCAGGCAAAAAAAATACTAAAACGTGAAAAACCTGACGTCATCTTTTCTAAAGGCGGTTTTGTAGCGGTGCCGGTAGTATTAGCCGCAAAGGGGCGCCATATCCCCGTCATCATCCATGAATCCGACATGACGCCGGGGCTGGCAAATAAGCTGTGCATACCGTCTGCCAGGAAGGTCTGCTGCAATTTCCCTGAAACGCTCAAATACTTGCCTGGGGAAAAAGCTGTCCTCACCGGTTCCCCTATCCGGAAAGAGCTTTTAAACGGTTCTCCCCTTTCCGGCCTCAAGTTTACCGGATTGTCTTCCAAAAAACCGGTGATACTGGTAATCGGCGGAAGCCTGGGATCCGTAAAGGTCAATTCGGCCGTCCGGAATATCCTTCCTGAGCTTTTAAAGTCCTATCAGGTCATTCATCTCTGTGGAAAAGGAAACCTGGATAAATCTCTGGATTCTCTGGAGGGCTATGTGCAGTATGAATATATCAGCTCTCAGCTGAAAGATCTGTTTGCTTTATCTGACCTTATGATCTCGCGCGCTGGCGCCAACGCAATCTGCGAGATTCTGGCGCTCCGAAAGCCGAATATCTTAATACCGCTGTCGGCAGCTGCCAGCCGCGGGGATCAGCTGCTGAACGCAGAGTCTTTCCGGAAACAAGGCTTTAGTGAGGTTCTTCTGGAAGAGGATTTAACGGATGACGCGCTGAAGGCGCTGATAGAAAAAGTATATGCCAACAGACAGGATTACATAAATTCGATGAATACCAGCAAAACAGCTGATGCCATCGGCACCATCACAGCTATGATGAATGAAATATGTCTCAAATAA
- a CDS encoding FadR/GntR family transcriptional regulator, which produces MKEIQRISITDAVVENVKELIESGEYEPGQKLPTEASLCQMMGVSRTSVREAFRVLQALGYVVIKPGLGAFAAEKRKDGGRDKQWYEADNAEFSDFKEVRYAVETLGVRLAVERVSAEQIKELAEIQESFAAANETHDMAKLIMLDELFHTKIISYTKNPLLIAINKQLTERLRSYRGESFADNEVYGNAVALHEAILSCFKKRDAEQAVAEMKRHLDITYEDLQYLREK; this is translated from the coding sequence ATGAAAGAGATACAAAGGATCTCCATTACAGATGCTGTTGTAGAGAACGTGAAAGAGTTAATTGAATCCGGTGAATATGAACCCGGACAAAAACTCCCCACGGAAGCCAGTCTCTGTCAGATGATGGGCGTGAGCCGGACAAGTGTGAGAGAGGCTTTTCGCGTGCTGCAGGCGTTGGGATATGTGGTGATCAAGCCTGGGCTCGGTGCATTTGCAGCAGAGAAAAGGAAAGACGGCGGCAGGGATAAACAATGGTATGAGGCGGATAATGCGGAGTTTTCGGACTTTAAGGAGGTACGTTATGCCGTTGAGACCTTGGGCGTCCGCCTGGCTGTTGAACGCGTGTCGGCAGAACAAATTAAAGAGCTGGCTGAAATTCAGGAATCCTTCGCCGCGGCAAATGAGACTCATGATATGGCAAAGCTGATCATGCTGGACGAGCTTTTCCATACGAAGATTATATCTTATACAAAAAATCCACTTTTGATCGCGATTAATAAACAGCTGACGGAACGCCTGCGCTCTTACCGGGGAGAATCTTTTGCAGACAATGAGGTATATGGCAATGCGGTAGCTCTTCACGAAGCGATTCTTTCCTGCTTTAAGAAACGGGATGCGGAACAGGCTGTGGCAGAGATGAAACGACATTTGGACATTACCTATGAAGATTTACAGTATCTGCGGGAAAAATAA
- a CDS encoding dihydrodipicolinate synthase family protein — translation MYAKKLEGIIPPIITPFDEKGNIAEALIAKEMKLAVDSGVHGLSVSGSTGEGPTLGDEELKTLITIAKDHVKEDQPIVCGIMRTCTRDAVKAGLAAKDAGADALMVTPTAYNVLVPDEEGMFDFYSTISKECQMPIIIYNVVPQNTVTPQLFKRLIENTEYVRGIKQSVGGVSALYAMKMMCGSKAKVYAATDDMLYTCYDLGADGAISAILAVFPKLCVEMWECSQNGNKARALDIQNQLYYRWQAITGNQFPIRLKYALKLMGREPGFCRSPITHLSEEEKRQIEKAFS, via the coding sequence ATGTACGCAAAAAAATTAGAGGGTATTATCCCTCCGATCATTACCCCCTTTGATGAAAAGGGAAATATCGCTGAAGCATTGATTGCGAAAGAGATGAAGCTGGCGGTCGACTCCGGCGTCCATGGTCTGAGCGTCAGCGGAAGTACAGGCGAAGGGCCTACTTTAGGGGACGAGGAGCTGAAAACTCTTATCACCATCGCAAAAGATCATGTAAAAGAAGATCAGCCGATCGTCTGCGGAATCATGCGAACCTGCACAAGAGATGCCGTAAAAGCCGGCCTTGCCGCCAAGGACGCCGGAGCAGACGCCTTAATGGTAACCCCCACTGCATACAACGTTCTTGTACCGGACGAGGAGGGTATGTTTGATTTTTACAGCACCATTTCCAAAGAGTGCCAAATGCCCATTATCATTTATAATGTGGTCCCGCAGAATACGGTCACTCCTCAGCTTTTTAAACGGCTGATTGAGAACACAGAATATGTCCGCGGCATAAAGCAGAGTGTAGGAGGCGTTTCTGCCCTGTATGCCATGAAAATGATGTGCGGCAGCAAAGCCAAGGTTTATGCCGCAACCGACGATATGCTTTACACCTGCTATGATCTGGGGGCAGACGGCGCCATCTCCGCAATCCTCGCAGTATTTCCTAAGCTGTGTGTAGAGATGTGGGAGTGTTCCCAGAACGGCAATAAGGCCCGGGCGCTGGATATCCAAAATCAGCTGTATTACCGCTGGCAGGCCATAACCGGAAATCAGTTTCCTATCCGGTTAAAATATGCCTTAAAGCTCATGGGCCGTGAACCGGGCTTCTGCCGGAGTCCGATCACTCATCTGTCAGAGGAAGAAAAACGTCAAATCGAAAAGGCTTTTTCTTAA
- a CDS encoding 5'-methylthioadenosine/adenosylhomocysteine nucleosidase, protein MIGIIGAMEEEVNQLKAAMEEVSVETKASMDFCRGRLSGKDIVVVRSGIGKVNAGICTQILADLYSVNAVINTGIAGSLHAQIDIGDIVLSTDVLQHDVDAVAFGYPVGQIPRMESLSFQADRHLADCAEKCCQRVNPDIKTFKGRVLSGDQFVADKEKKEWLIKTFGGLCTEMEGAAIGQASYLNGIPFLIVRAISDKADDSASMDYPAFEAKAISHTVALVKDMVGHLELV, encoded by the coding sequence ATGATTGGAATTATCGGCGCAATGGAGGAAGAAGTAAATCAGCTGAAGGCAGCGATGGAAGAAGTTTCGGTGGAGACAAAGGCCTCCATGGATTTTTGCAGGGGCAGACTCAGCGGAAAAGATATTGTAGTGGTGCGGAGCGGGATCGGAAAAGTAAATGCCGGCATCTGCACTCAGATTCTGGCAGATCTTTATTCCGTGAATGCGGTTATCAATACCGGAATAGCAGGTTCTCTTCACGCACAGATTGATATCGGGGATATTGTCCTGTCCACGGATGTGCTTCAGCATGATGTGGATGCGGTGGCTTTTGGATATCCGGTGGGGCAGATACCCAGAATGGAGTCTCTATCTTTTCAGGCGGACAGGCATCTGGCAGACTGTGCGGAGAAATGCTGCCAGAGGGTGAACCCGGACATCAAGACCTTTAAGGGGCGTGTGCTGAGCGGGGACCAGTTTGTGGCTGACAAGGAAAAAAAAGAGTGGCTTATAAAGACATTCGGCGGGCTTTGCACAGAAATGGAGGGCGCGGCCATCGGACAAGCTTCTTATCTGAACGGGATTCCCTTTTTGATCGTGAGGGCGATCTCCGATAAAGCGGATGACAGTGCATCCATGGATTACCCCGCGTTTGAAGCAAAAGCGATTTCCCACACGGTAGCTCTCGTAAAAGATATGGTGGGCCATCTTGAACTGGTTTGA
- a CDS encoding TIGR03905 family TSCPD domain-containing protein yields MTSYKTHGVCSREIRFEIEGNTIKTVQFIGGCAGNTQGVARLIAGMDVDEAIQKIDGIDCGGRGTSCPDQLAKALKEYKATH; encoded by the coding sequence ATGACAAGTTATAAGACCCACGGCGTATGCAGCCGTGAAATCAGATTTGAGATTGAGGGAAACACGATCAAAACTGTCCAGTTCATCGGAGGCTGCGCCGGAAATACCCAAGGCGTAGCGCGGCTGATAGCCGGTATGGATGTGGATGAAGCCATACAAAAAATCGACGGCATTGACTGCGGCGGACGCGGAACTTCATGTCCTGACCAGCTGGCTAAAGCTTTGAAAGAATATAAAGCAACTCATTAA
- a CDS encoding C39 family peptidase yields the protein MQKSRKTAEMPVILILTFLICGLLLTEKRVFASPQGQTFNTDRTEDTDGGEGEGSETEIHGLQIAPYQEMLVGPQEIDDASGEDEASGIHGTADLEALYAFIQNKEEVWKEEQAQMLEKSGVPREKQYFVYGKGFQDASRQVLAMTAVCRNYTFYNRILCQWYADNLWNETYSYRIAGIQFQKSAVEFLLPSAGAAADWLGAGGISLSNVFEGTGAALDSQYKVVVILENKPRDEIYNTDSFTFPIPSEWDGWTEENRAECEELMKMSEQEFNDTILKRQEESLLDSPVPFYKQGSIEWGSQAFGGGTIASDACCPTAIAMVLSYFKDERITPAEVAARYDNDGYRNIEQGSYGGKMCMAAGVDYGLRVEAGTASLSADKIRRSLESGAKIVMSMTPEGEGGRYATVYHYVTLAGLTENGQVIVNNPGISTDITYDDMQTILNNQSGRGYGIFWKS from the coding sequence ATGCAGAAAAGCAGGAAAACGGCGGAAATGCCGGTTATATTGATATTGACATTTCTTATATGTGGACTTTTGCTTACCGAAAAACGTGTTTTTGCGTCGCCGCAGGGGCAGACTTTCAATACGGACAGAACTGAGGATACAGACGGCGGGGAGGGAGAAGGCTCAGAGACAGAAATACACGGTCTGCAGATTGCGCCTTATCAGGAAATGCTCGTAGGACCGCAGGAAATAGACGATGCGTCAGGGGAGGATGAGGCTTCGGGGATTCATGGAACGGCCGACCTGGAAGCGCTTTACGCGTTTATCCAGAACAAGGAGGAGGTTTGGAAGGAAGAACAGGCCCAGATGCTGGAAAAATCCGGAGTGCCGAGGGAGAAGCAGTATTTTGTGTATGGAAAGGGCTTTCAGGATGCGTCCAGACAAGTGCTGGCTATGACGGCTGTCTGCCGAAATTATACATTTTATAATCGGATTCTTTGCCAATGGTATGCGGATAATCTATGGAATGAGACTTATTCATACCGAATTGCCGGAATTCAATTTCAGAAGTCCGCAGTAGAATTTCTTCTTCCATCGGCAGGGGCAGCGGCGGATTGGCTGGGGGCCGGGGGCATAAGCCTGTCAAACGTATTTGAGGGGACGGGGGCAGCTTTGGATTCTCAGTATAAGGTAGTGGTGATCCTGGAAAATAAGCCGAGGGATGAAATTTATAACACGGATTCTTTTACATTTCCGATACCGTCAGAGTGGGATGGATGGACGGAAGAGAACCGGGCAGAATGCGAAGAACTTATGAAAATGAGTGAACAGGAGTTCAACGATACCATCTTAAAGCGGCAGGAAGAGAGCCTCTTGGATTCGCCGGTTCCTTTTTACAAGCAGGGGTCCATTGAGTGGGGAAGCCAGGCTTTCGGAGGGGGCACCATAGCCAGCGACGCCTGCTGTCCTACGGCGATCGCCATGGTATTGTCGTATTTTAAAGATGAGCGCATCACTCCGGCCGAAGTCGCGGCCAGATATGATAACGATGGATACCGGAATATTGAGCAGGGCTCCTATGGCGGAAAGATGTGTATGGCGGCAGGCGTTGACTATGGACTTCGCGTCGAGGCGGGGACAGCGTCACTGTCCGCGGATAAAATACGCCGGTCGCTGGAATCCGGAGCAAAGATTGTCATGTCCATGACACCGGAAGGGGAAGGAGGCCGTTATGCAACGGTCTACCACTATGTGACTTTAGCAGGACTGACAGAGAACGGACAGGTGATAGTCAATAATCCCGGAATCAGCACTGACATTACATATGACGATATGCAGACCATTCTGAACAATCAATCAGGCAGAGGATACGGGATATTCTGGAAATCCTGA
- the tadA gene encoding tRNA adenosine(34) deaminase TadA, whose protein sequence is MADQEYYMKEAIKQAKKAFSIGEVPIGCVIVKEDKIIARGYNRRTADKNTLAHAELQAIKKASKKLGDWRLEGCTMYVTLEPCQMCSGALVQARMSEVVIGCMNPKAGCAGSILNLLEMPEFNHQVKVTRGVMEEECSKLLKDFFKGLRSRLKEEKKEKAAGKL, encoded by the coding sequence ATGGCTGACCAGGAGTACTATATGAAAGAAGCCATTAAGCAGGCCAAAAAAGCCTTTTCCATAGGAGAGGTCCCCATCGGATGCGTGATAGTCAAGGAAGACAAGATTATCGCGCGGGGATATAACAGGAGAACTGCCGATAAAAATACGTTGGCGCATGCAGAACTTCAGGCCATCAAAAAAGCCAGCAAAAAACTGGGGGACTGGAGGCTGGAAGGATGCACGATGTATGTGACACTGGAGCCGTGTCAGATGTGCTCGGGGGCGCTGGTGCAGGCTCGGATGAGCGAGGTAGTCATAGGGTGTATGAACCCCAAGGCCGGCTGCGCCGGTTCCATTTTGAATCTGTTGGAAATGCCGGAGTTTAACCATCAGGTTAAAGTGACCAGAGGAGTCATGGAGGAGGAATGCTCGAAGCTTCTGAAGGATTTTTTTAAAGGACTGCGAAGCCGCCTGAAGGAAGAAAAGAAGGAAAAAGCGGCGGGTAAGCTTTAA
- a CDS encoding FadR/GntR family transcriptional regulator, whose product MKEIQKISITDMAAESIKELITSGKYIPGQKLPTEASFCQMLGVSRTSIREALRVLQALGFVTIKPGKGTFVSQQELPLKSGSNWYDTEDAKFSDFMEVRFAIEPLAVRLSVKRATPKEVADLAEIHQSFLNANKTHDMAKLIMLDELFHTKIMSYTKNPLLININKQLLNCFRVYRGESFTSDQVYNNAVQPHGRILQCFYRKDPENAVLEMQKHLEITDSDMKRIHKKHTKLKSSLDIADEP is encoded by the coding sequence ATGAAAGAAATCCAGAAAATATCCATTACTGATATGGCCGCTGAAAGCATTAAGGAACTGATCACCAGCGGAAAATATATTCCCGGCCAAAAGCTCCCTACAGAAGCCAGCTTCTGCCAAATGCTGGGCGTCAGCCGCACCAGTATCCGGGAAGCGCTCCGCGTTCTGCAGGCACTTGGCTTTGTGACCATTAAACCTGGTAAAGGTACCTTTGTCTCTCAGCAGGAGCTCCCCCTGAAGTCCGGCAGTAACTGGTACGATACCGAGGACGCCAAATTTTCCGACTTTATGGAAGTACGCTTCGCCATCGAGCCTCTGGCCGTGCGCCTCTCTGTAAAACGTGCTACTCCAAAAGAGGTGGCGGACTTGGCGGAAATCCATCAGTCTTTTTTAAACGCAAACAAAACCCATGACATGGCAAAGCTGATCATGCTGGATGAGCTCTTTCATACAAAGATCATGTCCTATACAAAGAATCCGCTTTTAATCAATATCAATAAACAGCTTTTAAACTGTTTCCGCGTCTACCGCGGCGAATCCTTTACCAGCGATCAAGTATATAACAACGCCGTACAGCCTCACGGACGGATCCTACAGTGTTTTTACAGAAAGGATCCGGAAAATGCTGTGCTGGAAATGCAGAAGCATCTGGAAATAACGGACTCCGATATGAAACGAATCCATAAAAAACATACGAAGCTAAAATCCTCTCTTGACATTGCTGATGAACCGTGA
- the dapA gene encoding 4-hydroxy-tetrahydrodipicolinate synthase: protein MNSVVKKYGRILLPLITPYDENEEIDYGKYAELIDYVIEKDVCDSLIVTGTTGEASLLTFDERVKLFETAVKAAAGRKPVIAGTGCASTKETIALTKKAEELGIGLCLIVCPFYNKPTQEGVYEHYRRIAESTKADILLYNIPIFVGINLEPATVGRLAAIENIVGVKDEAGVNPTQVTDFFLATKDIDSDFAIYNGDDVMLLPTIVQGAMGIVSGGAHIYGHEIRAIFDAFENGENEKAKELFMPMYEFCKSTGQNGRILPNSILRPAIEAVTGVKLGPARGPLAPAIKAEMDVTLSILKKQGKL, encoded by the coding sequence ATGAACAGCGTAGTTAAAAAGTATGGAAGGATTTTACTTCCGCTCATTACTCCCTATGATGAGAATGAAGAAATCGATTATGGAAAATATGCAGAGCTGATCGATTATGTGATCGAGAAGGACGTTTGTGATTCCTTGATCGTGACCGGAACGACAGGCGAAGCTTCTCTGCTGACCTTTGACGAACGCGTGAAGCTGTTCGAGACCGCAGTGAAAGCGGCGGCGGGCAGAAAGCCCGTTATTGCCGGGACTGGCTGTGCCTCCACAAAGGAGACCATCGCCCTCACGAAAAAAGCGGAGGAGCTTGGCATAGGGCTTTGCCTTATTGTATGCCCTTTCTACAATAAGCCCACACAGGAGGGAGTTTACGAACACTATAGGAGGATCGCTGAGAGTACAAAGGCCGATATTCTGTTATATAATATCCCGATTTTTGTCGGCATCAATCTGGAGCCTGCTACCGTTGGCCGTCTTGCAGCCATCGAGAATATTGTGGGCGTAAAGGATGAGGCGGGCGTAAATCCCACTCAGGTCACCGATTTTTTCCTTGCGACAAAGGATATCGATTCCGACTTTGCCATTTATAACGGAGACGATGTTATGCTGCTCCCTACGATCGTTCAGGGCGCCATGGGCATTGTGAGCGGCGGAGCTCATATTTACGGCCATGAGATCCGTGCGATCTTTGACGCCTTTGAAAATGGAGAGAACGAGAAGGCAAAGGAGCTCTTCATGCCCATGTATGAATTTTGCAAGAGCACAGGACAGAACGGAAGAATCTTGCCCAATTCCATTCTTCGTCCGGCCATCGAGGCGGTAACAGGCGTGAAGCTGGGGCCGGCGAGAGGGCCCCTGGCTCCCGCGATCAAGGCGGAGATGGATGTCACCCTTTCTATTTTGAAAAAACAGGGAAAGCTGTAA
- a CDS encoding helix-turn-helix domain-containing protein codes for MIVYTPFWQTLEASTESTYSLINKHGISSNTLSRMRKGLPLSTVTINDFCRIFNCSVGDIVEYIPNDDDQLL; via the coding sequence ATGATTGTATATACACCATTTTGGCAAACCCTGGAGGCCTCCACTGAATCCACCTATTCTTTAATAAACAAACATGGAATTTCTTCCAATACCCTCAGCCGCATGAGAAAAGGTCTGCCGCTTTCCACTGTGACCATCAATGACTTCTGCAGAATATTCAACTGCTCTGTCGGCGATATCGTAGAATACATACCAAACGATGACGATCAGCTTCTCTGA